One segment of Deltaproteobacteria bacterium DNA contains the following:
- a CDS encoding type II toxin-antitoxin system RelE/ParE family toxin, which translates to MVFTLVYHPDVKTKDIPVLNRDVSRRIQRAIETRLTTEPQRYGEPLRRTLKGYWKLRVGDYRIVFKVVNREVWIFGIMNRRDVYQRIEKRLAIQ; encoded by the coding sequence ATGGTTTTCACGCTGGTTTATCATCCCGACGTTAAGACCAAAGATATTCCGGTCCTCAATCGCGATGTCAGCCGGCGCATTCAGCGTGCCATCGAAACTCGTTTAACCACCGAGCCGCAGCGCTATGGCGAACCGCTACGGCGGACTTTGAAAGGTTATTGGAAACTGCGCGTCGGCGATTACCGCATTGTGTTTAAGGTCGTGAATCGCGAAGTTTGGATTTTCGGCATCATGAATCGCCGCGATGTTTACCAGCGCATCGAAAAGCGTCTTGCAATTCAATAG